Proteins found in one Streptomyces sp. CB09001 genomic segment:
- a CDS encoding PQQ-binding-like beta-propeller repeat protein translates to MTQPPPPPPNQPPQGGGFGPPQNQPPQPPAPQTPPQAPAAPATPPAGPPPQQPGYGYPQTPPQPQPGYGYPGQPGQPGQPGAYGQPTPAYGQPGQPNQAGYGYPQPATMPMQPQAAGPGGGRKVNAQVAIIVSAVVAIALIIGGGIWYAGSSDDGGKDDTAGSSGGTGGDGGTDQKGGDGGKASGAKEKAPSDPAAKVLFQVPMPAVSKEDDSVVVSGSWLTDKVYAKSGIAEVNGYDPDKGSKKWTIKLDGPVCAVTRHVTDDNKTVIVHQPAMPTKAEPSHGCTQVAVLDLDAGTKVWTKSAGEGPISFDNVTISGDTVAAGSSDGGVAFGIAKGDILWSPKTTDTCYDAGYGGGEKLVAVRKCGSYDARQLNIQTIDPKSGKVITEYKMAKGIEYAGVVSTNPLVVAADVGDSAGDGSGISDFFSIDNKTGKLLTRISAPGDQFAARCDSITKTESCNGLAAGNGKLYIATEEHEGGGESYSRANEVVAFDLTTGKQTGQRADSGEDYTITPLRMDGGNVIAYKRPPYDKGGQVVSIDGTTFKQTTLLENPATEAVRDVESSMSPDYSELLYSQGRLYMSQVFASEPTSADEKEYLAIGFGTSG, encoded by the coding sequence ATGACCCAGCCGCCTCCCCCGCCGCCCAACCAGCCCCCGCAGGGGGGCGGGTTCGGCCCGCCGCAGAACCAGCCGCCGCAGCCGCCTGCGCCGCAGACCCCACCGCAGGCGCCCGCGGCTCCGGCCACCCCGCCGGCGGGGCCGCCGCCGCAGCAGCCGGGGTACGGGTATCCGCAGACGCCGCCGCAGCCCCAGCCCGGGTACGGGTACCCGGGTCAGCCGGGTCAGCCCGGTCAGCCCGGGGCGTACGGGCAGCCGACGCCGGCCTACGGGCAGCCCGGCCAGCCCAATCAGGCCGGTTACGGCTATCCGCAGCCGGCCACCATGCCCATGCAGCCGCAGGCCGCGGGGCCGGGCGGTGGGCGGAAGGTCAACGCGCAGGTCGCGATCATCGTGTCCGCCGTCGTCGCGATCGCCCTGATCATCGGCGGCGGGATCTGGTACGCCGGTTCCTCCGACGACGGGGGCAAGGACGACACCGCGGGCTCCAGCGGCGGCACGGGCGGCGACGGCGGTACGGACCAGAAGGGCGGCGACGGCGGCAAGGCCTCCGGCGCCAAGGAGAAGGCGCCCTCCGACCCGGCCGCCAAGGTGCTCTTCCAGGTCCCGATGCCCGCGGTGAGCAAGGAGGACGACAGCGTCGTCGTCTCCGGCTCCTGGCTCACCGACAAGGTGTACGCCAAGAGCGGCATCGCCGAGGTCAACGGGTACGACCCCGACAAGGGCAGCAAGAAGTGGACGATCAAGCTGGACGGCCCCGTGTGCGCCGTCACGCGGCACGTCACCGACGACAACAAGACGGTGATCGTCCACCAGCCCGCCATGCCGACCAAGGCCGAACCCTCGCACGGCTGCACCCAGGTCGCGGTCCTCGACCTGGACGCCGGGACGAAGGTGTGGACGAAGTCCGCCGGCGAGGGGCCGATCTCCTTCGACAACGTCACGATCAGCGGTGACACCGTCGCCGCGGGCAGCAGCGACGGCGGCGTGGCCTTCGGCATCGCCAAGGGCGACATCCTCTGGTCCCCGAAGACGACCGACACCTGCTACGACGCGGGCTACGGCGGCGGCGAGAAGCTGGTCGCGGTGCGCAAGTGCGGCTCGTACGACGCCCGCCAGCTGAACATCCAGACCATCGACCCGAAGAGCGGGAAGGTGATCACCGAGTACAAGATGGCCAAGGGCATCGAGTACGCGGGCGTCGTGTCGACCAACCCGCTGGTCGTGGCCGCCGACGTCGGTGACTCCGCCGGGGACGGCAGCGGCATCTCGGACTTCTTCTCCATCGACAACAAGACCGGCAAGCTGCTCACCCGCATCTCGGCGCCCGGCGACCAGTTCGCGGCCCGCTGCGACAGCATCACCAAGACCGAGAGCTGCAACGGGCTCGCGGCCGGCAACGGCAAGCTGTACATCGCGACCGAGGAGCACGAGGGCGGCGGCGAGTCGTACAGCCGGGCCAACGAGGTCGTCGCCTTCGACCTGACCACCGGGAAGCAGACCGGCCAGCGCGCGGACTCGGGCGAGGACTACACGATCACCCCGCTGCGCATGGACGGCGGCAACGTGATCGCCTACAAGCGCCCGCCGTACGACAAGGGCGGCCAGGTCGTGAGCATCGACGGGACGACGTTCAAGCAGACCACGCTGCTGGAGAACCCGGCGACGGAAGCGGTGCGGGACGTGGAGTCCAGCATGTCGCCGGACTACTCCGAGCTGCTCTACTCGCAGGGGCGTCTGTACATGTCGCAGGTGTTCGCCAGTGAGCCGACGAGCGCGGACGAGAAGGAGTACCTGGCGATCGGGTTCGGCACCAGCGGGTGA
- a CDS encoding PQQ-binding-like beta-propeller repeat protein, translating into MSQPPNQPPQPGGFGAPQDPPPGGFGAPTPPPPQGPPSGPPPQQPGYGYPQQQPGQPGQPAQPGPYGQQPGPYNSGPYAAQPQQPGPYGQQPGYGYPQQQYPGAPGVPGTPPPGGPGSRNPFKGKPALAIGAAVAALLVIGGGVWAVTASGGDDEKDKKPVVAKTDDPKPSGSKGGAPVDPGDGSGDGGEDPEDLNEGRQAGESKVLWYKEAPDAPGSGADANGMWITGKAAVKAAYKQVFAYNVGDGKPAWEPIAFPEKICAVTPEKTGDDKIVVAYMSGSSDRAKCNKLQEIDLATGQKGWSEEVADGDLFDSTLSLELSLSGNTMMVGRSQSGTAYDVKSGKKLYEKKKYGDACFPAGFAGSANKLVQVASCGAGGNNAHDELQGLDPKTGKVLWTYKYEKGWRIARAYSVDPLVVYATNEDKKVWNISSFTAGGKVQEQVGVDEDFAPECGWAILERDLQGCTGVAVAAGTLYLPTEATSGANEIVAINLTTGKEKWRTKSPADESMMPLKVEGDQLVAYVQPSYDAGGQVVSIPTGGSSHQPTKLLQNPQGVADIENSFYSKDIDWVDGRFFISSTRLTGNDESKEKLMLAYGK; encoded by the coding sequence ATGAGCCAGCCGCCGAATCAGCCGCCGCAGCCGGGTGGCTTCGGAGCACCGCAGGACCCACCGCCGGGAGGTTTCGGGGCACCGACCCCGCCGCCCCCGCAGGGCCCGCCGTCCGGTCCGCCGCCGCAGCAGCCGGGGTACGGGTATCCGCAGCAGCAGCCGGGCCAGCCCGGTCAGCCCGCCCAGCCCGGGCCGTACGGTCAGCAGCCCGGACCGTACAACTCCGGGCCGTACGCCGCCCAGCCGCAGCAGCCGGGGCCGTACGGCCAGCAGCCCGGCTACGGCTATCCGCAGCAGCAGTACCCCGGCGCTCCCGGCGTTCCCGGTACGCCGCCGCCCGGCGGCCCCGGGTCCCGCAACCCCTTCAAGGGCAAGCCCGCCCTCGCCATCGGCGCGGCCGTCGCGGCCCTGCTCGTCATCGGCGGCGGCGTGTGGGCGGTCACCGCGAGCGGCGGTGACGACGAGAAGGACAAGAAGCCCGTCGTCGCCAAGACCGACGACCCCAAGCCCTCCGGCTCCAAGGGCGGCGCTCCGGTCGACCCCGGTGACGGCAGCGGCGACGGCGGCGAGGACCCCGAGGACCTCAACGAGGGCCGCCAGGCCGGCGAGTCCAAGGTGCTCTGGTACAAGGAGGCGCCCGACGCCCCGGGTTCCGGTGCCGACGCCAACGGCATGTGGATCACCGGCAAGGCGGCGGTGAAGGCGGCGTACAAGCAGGTCTTCGCCTACAACGTCGGCGACGGCAAGCCCGCCTGGGAGCCGATCGCCTTCCCGGAGAAGATCTGCGCGGTCACCCCGGAGAAGACGGGCGACGACAAGATCGTCGTCGCCTACATGAGCGGCTCCAGCGACCGCGCCAAGTGCAACAAGCTCCAGGAGATCGACCTCGCCACCGGCCAGAAGGGCTGGTCCGAGGAGGTCGCCGACGGCGACCTGTTCGACTCCACGCTCTCCCTCGAACTCTCGCTCAGCGGCAACACCATGATGGTCGGCCGCTCCCAGTCCGGCACCGCCTACGACGTCAAGAGCGGCAAGAAGCTGTACGAGAAGAAGAAGTACGGCGACGCCTGCTTCCCCGCCGGCTTCGCGGGCAGCGCGAACAAGCTCGTCCAGGTCGCCTCCTGCGGCGCCGGCGGCAACAACGCGCACGACGAACTCCAGGGCCTCGACCCGAAGACCGGCAAGGTCCTGTGGACCTACAAGTACGAGAAGGGCTGGCGGATCGCCCGCGCCTACTCCGTCGACCCGCTGGTCGTCTACGCCACCAACGAGGACAAGAAGGTCTGGAACATCTCCAGCTTCACCGCCGGCGGCAAGGTCCAGGAACAGGTCGGCGTCGACGAGGACTTCGCGCCCGAGTGCGGCTGGGCCATCCTGGAACGCGACCTCCAGGGCTGCACGGGCGTGGCCGTCGCCGCGGGCACGCTCTACCTGCCGACCGAGGCGACCAGCGGCGCCAACGAGATCGTCGCGATCAACCTCACCACCGGCAAGGAGAAGTGGCGGACCAAGTCCCCCGCGGACGAGTCGATGATGCCGCTGAAGGTCGAGGGCGACCAGCTCGTCGCGTACGTCCAGCCGTCCTACGACGCGGGCGGTCAGGTCGTGTCCATCCCGACCGGCGGAAGCAGCCACCAGCCCACCAAGCTGCTGCAGAACCCGCAGGGCGTCGCGGACATCGAGAACAGCTTCTACTCCAAGGACATCGACTGGGTCGACGGGCGGTTCTTCATCTCCAGCACCCGCCTGACCGGGAACGACGAGTCGAAGGAGAAGTTGATGCTCGCTTACGGCAAGTGA
- a CDS encoding ABC-F family ATP-binding cassette domain-containing protein, producing the protein MAVNLVNVENVSKVYGTRALLDGVSLGVSEGDRIGVVGRNGDGKTTMIRMLARLEEPDTGRVTHSGGLRLGVLTQHDSLDPAATVRHEVIGDMADHEWAGNAKVRDVLTGLFGGLDMPGFPQGLDTVIGPLSGGERRRIALAKLLIEEQDLVVLDEPTNHLDVEGIAWLAQHLRERRSALVCVTHDRWFLDQVCTRMWDVQKGDVYEYEGGYSDYVFARAERERIAATEETKRQNLVRKELAWLRRGAPARTSKPRFRVEAANELIADVPPPRDSSELMKFASSRLGKTVFDLEDVTVQAGPKVLLKHVTWQLGPGDRIGLVGVNGAGKTSLLRAMAEAARSEGERQPVGGQVRVGRTVKLAYLSQEVAELDPDWRVLEAVQRVRERVDLGKGREMTAGQLCETFGFGKEKQWTPVGDLSGGERRRLQLLRLLMDEPNVLFLDEPTNDLDIETLTQLEDVLDGWPGSMIVISHDRFFVERTTDRVFALLGDGALRMLPRGIDEYLERRRRMEEAAASSAPAVAAKPAAAVPEKSAADVRAAKKELQKIERQLDKVSEKETKLHAQIAENATDFAKVAELDAELRELTGQRDELELRWLELAEDA; encoded by the coding sequence ATGGCCGTCAATCTGGTCAATGTCGAGAACGTCAGCAAGGTGTACGGCACCCGTGCACTCCTCGACGGCGTGTCCCTCGGCGTCTCCGAGGGGGACCGCATCGGTGTCGTCGGGCGCAACGGCGACGGCAAGACGACCATGATCCGGATGCTGGCCAGGCTGGAGGAGCCCGACACCGGCCGGGTCACCCACTCCGGCGGGCTGCGGCTCGGCGTGCTCACCCAGCACGACTCCCTCGACCCCGCCGCCACCGTCCGCCACGAGGTCATCGGCGACATGGCCGACCACGAGTGGGCGGGCAACGCCAAGGTCCGGGACGTGCTGACCGGGCTGTTCGGCGGGCTCGACATGCCGGGGTTCCCACAGGGCCTCGACACCGTCATCGGCCCGCTCTCCGGTGGTGAGCGGCGCCGGATCGCGCTGGCCAAGCTGCTCATCGAGGAACAGGACCTGGTCGTCCTCGACGAGCCCACCAACCACCTCGACGTCGAGGGCATCGCCTGGCTCGCCCAGCACCTGCGCGAGCGGCGGTCCGCCCTCGTGTGCGTCACCCACGACCGGTGGTTCCTCGACCAGGTCTGCACCCGCATGTGGGACGTGCAGAAGGGCGACGTCTACGAGTACGAGGGCGGCTACTCCGACTACGTCTTCGCCCGCGCCGAGCGCGAGCGCATCGCCGCGACCGAGGAGACCAAGCGGCAGAACCTGGTCCGCAAGGAGCTGGCCTGGCTGCGGCGCGGGGCGCCCGCGCGGACATCCAAGCCCCGCTTCCGCGTCGAGGCCGCCAACGAGCTGATCGCCGACGTGCCGCCGCCCCGGGACAGCAGCGAGCTGATGAAGTTCGCCTCCTCCCGGCTCGGCAAGACCGTGTTCGACCTGGAGGACGTCACCGTCCAGGCCGGTCCCAAGGTGCTGCTCAAGCACGTCACCTGGCAGCTCGGCCCCGGCGACCGCATCGGCCTGGTCGGTGTCAACGGCGCGGGCAAGACCTCCCTGCTCCGGGCCATGGCCGAGGCCGCCCGCAGCGAGGGCGAGCGGCAGCCGGTGGGCGGGCAGGTGCGGGTCGGCAGGACCGTCAAGCTGGCGTACCTGTCGCAGGAGGTCGCCGAGCTGGACCCGGACTGGCGGGTGCTGGAGGCCGTGCAGCGCGTCCGCGAGCGCGTCGACCTCGGCAAGGGCCGCGAGATGACCGCGGGACAGCTGTGCGAGACCTTCGGGTTCGGGAAGGAGAAGCAGTGGACGCCGGTCGGGGACCTGTCCGGCGGTGAGCGGCGGCGGCTGCAGCTGCTGCGGCTCCTCATGGACGAGCCCAACGTCCTCTTCCTCGACGAGCCGACCAACGACCTCGACATCGAGACGCTGACGCAGCTGGAGGACGTCCTCGACGGCTGGCCCGGTTCGATGATCGTCATCTCCCACGACCGGTTCTTCGTCGAGCGCACCACCGACCGGGTCTTCGCCCTGCTCGGCGACGGTGCGCTGCGCATGCTGCCGCGCGGCATCGACGAGTACCTGGAGCGGCGCCGGCGCATGGAGGAGGCCGCCGCGTCCAGCGCCCCGGCCGTGGCGGCCAAGCCCGCCGCCGCCGTACCCGAGAAGAGCGCCGCCGACGTGCGCGCCGCCAAGAAGGAGCTGCAGAAGATCGAGCGGCAGCTGGACAAGGTCTCCGAGAAGGAGACCAAGCTGCACGCGCAGATCGCCGAGAACGCGACGGACTTCGCGAAGGTGGCGGAACTGGACGCCGAGCTGCGCGAGCTGACGGGGCAGCGCGACGAGCTGGAGCTGCGCTGGCTGGAACTGGCCGAGGACGCCTGA
- a CDS encoding 4-(cytidine 5'-diphospho)-2-C-methyl-D-erythritol kinase has product MSVTVRVPAKVNVQLAVGAARPDGFHDLANVFLAVSLYDEITATPAADGLRVTCEGPDADQVPLDRTNLAARAAEVLAARYGRAPDVHLHIAKDIPVAGGMAGGSADGAGALLACDALWGTGAGREELLEICAGLGSDVPFSLVGGAALGTGRGERLAELEVGGDFHWVFALAARGLSTPAVFREFDRLADGQDIPEPAADQAVLDALAKGDATALAVAVTNDLQPAALSLFPELSDTLAAGRAAGALAALVSGSGPTTAFLATDARSASDIAGVLRASGTCRDVRTAVGAAAGATVLD; this is encoded by the coding sequence GTGAGCGTGACGGTCCGCGTCCCCGCCAAGGTCAACGTGCAGCTCGCGGTCGGCGCCGCCCGCCCCGACGGCTTCCACGACCTGGCCAACGTCTTCCTCGCGGTCTCCCTGTACGACGAGATCACCGCGACCCCGGCCGCCGACGGACTCCGCGTCACCTGCGAGGGGCCCGACGCCGACCAGGTCCCCCTGGACCGCACCAACCTCGCGGCCCGCGCGGCGGAGGTGCTGGCGGCGAGGTACGGCCGCGCTCCCGACGTCCACCTCCACATCGCCAAGGACATCCCCGTCGCCGGCGGCATGGCGGGCGGCAGCGCCGACGGCGCGGGCGCGCTGCTCGCCTGCGACGCCCTGTGGGGAACCGGCGCCGGTCGCGAGGAGCTGCTCGAGATCTGCGCCGGGCTGGGCAGCGACGTGCCCTTCAGCCTGGTCGGCGGGGCGGCGCTGGGCACCGGGCGGGGGGAACGGCTGGCGGAGCTGGAGGTGGGGGGCGACTTCCACTGGGTGTTCGCGCTGGCCGCGCGGGGTCTGTCGACGCCGGCCGTCTTCCGCGAGTTCGACCGGCTGGCGGACGGCCAGGACATCCCCGAGCCGGCCGCCGACCAGGCGGTCCTCGACGCCCTCGCGAAGGGCGACGCCACCGCGCTCGCCGTCGCCGTCACCAACGACCTCCAGCCCGCCGCGCTCTCCCTCTTCCCCGAGCTGTCCGACACCCTCGCGGCGGGCCGGGCGGCCGGAGCCCTGGCCGCCCTGGTCTCGGGCTCGGGACCGACGACGGCCTTCCTCGCGACCGACGCCAGGTCCGCCTCCGACATCGCCGGGGTGCTGCGGGCCTCGGGGACCTGCCGGGACGTGCGTACGGCGGTGGGGGCGGCGGCGGGAGCCACGGTCCTGGACTGA
- the rsmA gene encoding 16S rRNA (adenine(1518)-N(6)/adenine(1519)-N(6))-dimethyltransferase RsmA, whose protein sequence is MSSPTPDALLGPADVRELAAALGVRPTKQRGQNFVIDANTVRRIVRTAEVRPDDVVVEVGPGLGSLTLALLEAADRVTAVEIDDVLAGALPATVAARMPERADRFALVHSDAMHVRELPGPAPTALVANLPYNVAVPVLLHMLDTFPGIERTLVMVQKEVADRLAAGPGSKVYGVPSVKANWYAEVKRAGSIGRNVFWPAPNVDSGLVSLVRRTEPLKTTASKAEVFAVVDAAFAQRRKTLRAALAGWAGSAAAAEAALVGAGVSPQARGEALTVEEFARIAEHKQQQEVRE, encoded by the coding sequence GTGAGCAGCCCCACCCCCGACGCCCTCCTGGGTCCCGCCGACGTCCGCGAACTCGCGGCGGCCCTCGGCGTACGCCCCACCAAGCAGCGCGGCCAGAACTTCGTCATCGACGCCAACACGGTCCGCCGTATCGTCCGCACCGCCGAGGTACGCCCCGACGACGTGGTGGTCGAGGTGGGACCGGGTCTCGGCTCGCTCACCCTGGCCCTGCTGGAGGCCGCCGACCGGGTCACCGCCGTCGAGATCGACGACGTACTCGCCGGTGCCCTGCCCGCCACCGTCGCCGCCCGCATGCCGGAGCGCGCCGACCGGTTCGCGCTCGTGCACTCCGACGCGATGCACGTGCGAGAGCTGCCCGGCCCCGCGCCGACCGCCCTGGTCGCGAACCTCCCCTACAACGTCGCCGTCCCCGTCCTCCTCCACATGCTCGACACCTTCCCGGGCATCGAGCGGACCCTCGTCATGGTGCAGAAGGAGGTCGCCGACCGGCTGGCCGCCGGACCCGGCTCGAAGGTGTACGGCGTGCCGTCCGTGAAGGCGAACTGGTACGCGGAGGTCAAGCGGGCCGGGTCCATCGGCCGCAACGTCTTCTGGCCCGCGCCGAACGTCGACAGCGGGCTCGTGTCACTCGTCCGGCGGACGGAGCCGCTCAAGACGACCGCGTCCAAGGCCGAGGTCTTCGCCGTCGTCGACGCCGCGTTCGCCCAGCGCCGCAAGACCCTGCGGGCCGCGCTCGCCGGGTGGGCGGGATCCGCCGCCGCCGCCGAGGCCGCCCTCGTCGGCGCGGGCGTGTCCCCGCAGGCGCGCGGAGAGGCCCTGACCGTGGAAGAGTTCGCGCGTATCGCCGAGCACAAGCAGCAGCAGGAAGTCAGGGAGTGA
- a CDS encoding resuscitation-promoting factor gives MSTTQFEPAEAYEYLAPYDVHSAPTLPYGYGGDTYRPAPPVHEPTVPALPRQGGGRAERRRRARCAGRVDASLRRLLPRALVVAFLAGGTTAFVAKDKAVELTVDGSPRTLHTFADDVSELLAEEGVQVGAHDVLAPAPGTPLTSGEDVTVRHGRPVLLTLDGHRRQVWTTAGTVAGALRQLGVRTQGAYLSTGPSRRIGREGLALVVRTERVVTVMADGRTRTVRTNAATVGEVVEEAGITLRGEDTTSVPATGFPRDGQTVTVLRITGSQEVREDPIPFDERRAEDASLFRGTEVVQEAGRPGLRRTTYALRTVNGVRQKPRRLRTEVVREPSPRVVRVGTRPRPTSVHGADHLNWQGLAACESGGRPDAVDPSGTYGGLYQFDTATWHDLGGTGRPEDASAAEQTYRAQKLYVRSGADAWPHCGARLRD, from the coding sequence GTGAGCACAACGCAGTTCGAGCCAGCAGAGGCTTACGAGTACCTCGCACCGTACGACGTGCACAGCGCGCCGACCCTGCCGTACGGGTACGGAGGCGACACGTACCGGCCCGCGCCGCCCGTTCACGAGCCGACCGTGCCCGCGCTGCCCCGGCAGGGCGGCGGGCGGGCCGAGCGCCGGCGCCGGGCGCGGTGCGCGGGGCGCGTGGACGCCTCCCTGCGCCGGCTGCTGCCGCGGGCGCTGGTGGTGGCCTTCCTCGCGGGCGGCACCACCGCGTTCGTCGCCAAGGACAAGGCGGTCGAGCTGACCGTCGACGGCAGCCCGCGCACGCTGCACACCTTCGCCGACGACGTGAGCGAACTGCTCGCCGAGGAAGGTGTCCAGGTGGGCGCCCACGACGTGCTCGCACCCGCCCCCGGCACCCCGCTGACCAGCGGCGAGGACGTCACCGTCCGCCACGGACGGCCCGTGCTGCTCACCCTCGACGGCCACCGTCGCCAGGTGTGGACGACCGCGGGGACGGTGGCGGGCGCGCTGCGGCAGCTCGGGGTGCGCACGCAGGGCGCGTACCTGTCCACCGGGCCCTCCCGGCGCATCGGCCGTGAGGGCCTCGCCCTGGTGGTGCGCACCGAGCGGGTGGTGACCGTCATGGCGGACGGCCGGACCCGCACCGTCCGCACCAACGCCGCGACCGTGGGGGAGGTCGTCGAGGAGGCCGGCATCACCCTGCGCGGCGAGGACACCACGTCCGTCCCCGCGACCGGCTTCCCGCGCGACGGGCAGACCGTCACGGTGCTGCGGATCACCGGGTCCCAGGAGGTCCGCGAGGACCCGATCCCCTTCGACGAGCGACGGGCCGAGGACGCCTCCCTCTTCCGGGGCACCGAGGTCGTCCAGGAGGCGGGCCGGCCCGGGCTGCGCCGCACCACGTACGCCCTGCGCACCGTCAACGGCGTCCGGCAGAAGCCGCGCCGCCTGCGCACCGAGGTGGTCCGCGAGCCCAGCCCGCGCGTCGTGCGGGTCGGCACCCGGCCCCGGCCGACCTCCGTCCACGGCGCCGACCACCTGAACTGGCAGGGCCTGGCCGCCTGCGAGTCCGGCGGCCGCCCGGACGCCGTCGACCCGTCCGGGACCTACGGCGGGCTGTACCAGTTCGACACCGCCACCTGGCACGACCTGGGCGGCACGGGCCGCCCCGAGGACGCGTCGGCCGCGGAGCAGACCTACCGGGCGCAGAAGCTGTACGTACGCAGCGGCGCCGACGCCTGGCCGCACTGCGGCGCCCGGCTGCGGGACTGA
- a CDS encoding TatD family hydrolase, whose product MPSNASGRSDKNGAPPLPEPLRIPVADSHTHLDMQSGTVEEALAKAASVGVTTVVQVGCDLAGSRWAAETAAAHDAVHATVALHPNEAPRIVHGDPDGWSRQEARRPGGDAALDDALAEIDRLAALPQVKGVGETGLDYFRTGPEGKEAQERSFRAHIEIAKRHGKTLVIHDRDAHTDVLRVLKEEGAPERTVFHCYSGDADMAGICARAGYYMSFAGNVTFKNAQNLRDALAVAPPELVLVETDAPFLTPAPYRGRPNAPYLVPVTVRAMADVRGVGEDTLATALAANTARAFGY is encoded by the coding sequence ATGCCTTCGAACGCCTCCGGCCGGTCCGACAAGAACGGCGCGCCCCCGCTCCCCGAGCCCCTCCGGATCCCGGTCGCCGACTCGCACACCCACCTCGACATGCAGTCCGGCACGGTCGAGGAGGCACTCGCCAAGGCCGCGTCGGTCGGCGTCACGACCGTCGTCCAGGTCGGCTGCGACCTCGCGGGGTCCCGCTGGGCCGCCGAGACCGCGGCGGCGCACGACGCCGTCCACGCCACCGTCGCCCTGCACCCCAACGAGGCGCCGCGCATCGTGCACGGGGACCCGGACGGCTGGTCCCGGCAGGAGGCACGGCGGCCCGGCGGGGACGCGGCCCTCGACGACGCCCTCGCGGAGATCGACCGGCTCGCGGCACTCCCGCAGGTCAAGGGCGTCGGCGAGACCGGACTTGACTACTTCCGCACCGGCCCCGAGGGCAAGGAAGCCCAGGAGCGCTCCTTCCGCGCCCACATCGAGATCGCCAAGCGGCACGGCAAGACCCTCGTCATCCACGACCGCGACGCCCACACCGACGTCCTGCGCGTCCTGAAGGAGGAGGGCGCCCCCGAGCGCACCGTCTTCCACTGCTACTCCGGCGACGCCGACATGGCCGGGATCTGCGCCCGCGCCGGGTACTACATGTCCTTCGCCGGCAACGTCACCTTCAAGAACGCCCAGAACCTGCGCGACGCCCTCGCCGTGGCCCCGCCCGAGCTGGTCCTGGTGGAGACCGACGCGCCGTTCCTGACGCCGGCGCCCTACCGCGGGCGGCCGAACGCGCCCTACCTGGTGCCGGTCACGGTGCGTGCCATGGCGGACGTGCGGGGCGTCGGCGAGGACACCCTGGCGACCGCCCTCGCCGCGAACACGGCCCGCGCCTTCGGATACTGA
- the rsmI gene encoding 16S rRNA (cytidine(1402)-2'-O)-methyltransferase, with protein MTGTLVLAGTPIGDVQDAPPRLAAELAGADVVAAEDTRRLRRLTQALGVAPAGRVVSYFEGNESARTPELVEELAGGARVLLVTDAGMPSVSDPGYRLVAAAVERGVRVTAVPGPSAVLTALALSGLPVDRFCFEGFLPRKAGERLTRLREVAEERRTLVYFEAPHRLDDTLAAMAEVFGTDRRAAVCRELTKTYEEVRRGGLGELAEWAGEGVRGEITVVVEGAPDKGPEEVGAEELVRRVRVREEAGERRKEAIAAVAAQVGVPKREVFDAVVAAKNAAKDEAKNAGI; from the coding sequence GTGACTGGAACCCTTGTACTCGCGGGCACTCCCATCGGCGACGTCCAGGACGCCCCGCCCCGGCTCGCCGCGGAACTGGCCGGCGCGGACGTCGTCGCCGCCGAGGACACCCGGCGGCTGCGCCGGCTCACCCAGGCGCTGGGCGTCGCCCCCGCCGGGCGTGTCGTGTCGTACTTCGAGGGCAACGAGTCCGCCCGTACGCCCGAGCTGGTGGAGGAGCTGGCCGGCGGGGCGCGGGTGCTGCTGGTCACCGACGCGGGGATGCCGTCGGTGTCCGACCCCGGGTACCGGCTGGTCGCCGCCGCCGTCGAGCGCGGCGTGCGCGTCACCGCCGTCCCCGGACCGTCCGCCGTGCTGACCGCGCTCGCCCTGTCCGGGCTGCCGGTCGACCGGTTCTGCTTCGAGGGCTTCCTGCCCCGCAAGGCCGGCGAGCGGCTGACCCGGCTGCGCGAGGTCGCCGAGGAGCGCCGGACCCTCGTCTACTTCGAGGCCCCGCACCGCCTCGACGACACCCTCGCCGCCATGGCCGAGGTCTTCGGCACCGACCGGCGGGCCGCCGTCTGCCGGGAGCTGACCAAGACGTACGAGGAGGTCAGGCGCGGAGGGCTGGGCGAGCTGGCCGAGTGGGCCGGTGAAGGGGTGCGGGGCGAGATCACCGTCGTCGTGGAGGGGGCGCCGGACAAGGGGCCCGAGGAGGTCGGCGCCGAGGAGCTGGTGCGCCGGGTGCGGGTGCGCGAGGAGGCGGGGGAGCGGCGCAAGGAGGCGATCGCCGCGGTCGCCGCCCAGGTGGGCGTGCCCAAGCGGGAGGTGTTCGACGCGGTGGTGGCGGCCAAGAACGCGGCCAAGGACGAGGCGAAGAACGCGGGAATCTGA